The Apium graveolens cultivar Ventura chromosome 6, ASM990537v1, whole genome shotgun sequence genome contains a region encoding:
- the LOC141666801 gene encoding GDT1-like protein 1, chloroplastic — MPTITLSSQSVFLRKMATNVPSFSCFKPLKFNKFSCLNPSNKLFNRSSSMYLRKCCNNMHDGTFGHFLSKVSDNLHTIESNVTDCSSLNATKLIHDINVYSASDDSTSKVNLSRESDPFLDTTLNNFLKSALLCGIFILQASGQASAASDFDSGLQSNSFFGDLSDITTGFTSAFLLIFFSELGDKTFFIAALLAARNSSVVVFLGTFGALGVMTIISVVLGRTFHYVDEILPFRFGDSDLPLDDIAAVLLLVYFGVSTLLDAASGDGMKADEEQKEAELAVSDFSGDGAGILAAASTIVSTFLLVFVAEWGDKSFFSTIALAAASSPLGVIGGALAGHGSATLLAVLGGSLLGTFLSEKVIAYVGGSLFLVFAALTVIEIVHS, encoded by the exons ATGCCAACTATAACTCTTTCTTCACAGAGTGTTTTCTTGAGAAAAATGGCAACAAATGTACCATCTTTTTCTTGTTTTAAACCTCTCAAATTCAACAAATTTTCTTGCTTAAACCCCTCAAACAAGCTCTTTAATCGCAGTTCTTCTAT GTACTTGAGAAAATGTTGCAACAATATGCATGATGGGACATTTGGTCACTTCTTAAGTAAAGTTTCGGATAATCTTCATACCATT GAGTCCAATGTCACTGATTGCAGCAGTCTCAATGCTACAAAACTGATACATGATATTAATGTATATAGTGCTTCAGATGACTCAACTTCAAAAGTGAATTTATCGAGGGAAAGTGACCCCTTCCTAGATACGACATTGAATAATTTCCTAAAGTCTGCACTACTTTGTGGCATTTTCATACTTCAAGCCAGTGGGCAGGCATCTGCTGCTTCTGATTTTGACAGTGGATTGCAATCAAATTCATTTTTTGGGGACCTGAGCGACATTACCACAGGTTTTACTTCA GCGTTCTTGCTGATATTTTTTTCTGAACTGGGAGACAAAACCTTTTTCATAGCG GCACTTTTAGCGGCCAGGAACTCATCTGTTGTTGTTTTTCTCGGGACTTTTGGGGCACTTGG GGTAATGACAATAATCTCGGTTGTTCTTGGACGAACCTTCCATTATGTTGATGAAATCCTTCCATTCAG ATTTGGTGACTCTGATTTGCCACTTGATGATATTGCTGCTGTCCTACTTCTG GTGTATTTTGGAGTTTCAACCTTGTTGGACGCTGCTTCTGGCGATGGTATGAAAGCAGATGAAGAACAAAAGGAG GCAGAATTAGCTGTTTCGGACTTCTCAGGGGATGGCGCTGGGATTCTGGCTGCTGCCAGCACCATTGTTAGCACATTCCTTCTAGTCTTTGTTGCTGAGTGGGGTGATAAATCATTTTTCTCCACAATTG CACTTGCTGCGGCCTCTTCACCTCTTGGAGTCATTGGCGGAGCACTTGCTGGTCATGGATCTGCAACTTTG CTTGCGGTTCTGGGAGGTTCTCTACTAGGGACATTCTTATCAGAGAAG
- the LOC141668049 gene encoding cation/H(+) antiporter 18-like, which produces MVSNGTDCPHPMKATSNGVFQGDSPLDYALPLVILQICLVLVFTRFLAYLLRPLRQPRVVAEIIGGILLGPSAIGRSTKYLHTVFPPKSMTVLDTISNLGLLFFLFLVGLELDPKSLRRTGKKALAIALAGISVPFVLGIGVSFVLRGTISEGVDEAPFLVFMGVALSITAFPVLARILAELKLLTTDIGRMAMSAAAVNDVAAWILLALAIALSGSDSSPLISLWVLLCGAAFIGGCILLLPPIFKWMAQRCPAGEPVDEMYVCAILALVLAAGFVTDTIGIHALFGAFVVGVLVPKEGPFAGALVEKVEDLVSGLLLPLYFVSSGLKTDVTTIQGLQSWGLLVLVIVTACFGKIFGTFVVSLLCKMPFKEALALGILMNTKGLVELIVLNIGKDRGVLNDQTFAILVLMALFTTFITTPVVVAVYKPAKKLDKAAYKHRTVQRNETKSPLRILTCFHSTRSIPTLINFIEASRGTGRRGGLRVYAMHLMELSERSSSMLMVHRARRNGLPFWNKVGSSDSTQIVVAFEAFQHLSKVSIQPTTAISRMATMHEDICGSADAKKVAMIILPFHKHQRLDGQLETTRNDFRQVNRRVLEHAPCSVGILIDRGLGGSSHVSASNVDSVMTVLFFGGHDDHEALAYGKRMAEHPGISLVVVRFVLDSKVTGEIISLDMTDFTNAEEKAIDDEVIDDFKQIISEKKIRYEERVVDSAAQTVEVISEFSKCNMFLVGRMPEGEIPRSLMRKTDTPELGPIGSFLVSPEFSTEASVLVVQQYHSEMSMHSLASLKSEDEGKDDGSSEDIDDA; this is translated from the exons ATGGTCTCCAATGGAACTGATTGTCCACATCCTATGAAGGCAACATCTAATGGAGTCTTTCAAGGAGACAGTCCTCTTGATTATGCACTTCCTTTGGTTATCTTACAGATATGCTTAGTTCTTGTTTTCACAAGATTCCTGGCATACCTTCTCAGACCATTGCGCCAGCCTCGGGTTGTCGCTGAGATAATT GGGGGTATTTTACTTGGTCCATCAGCTATTGGCCGTAGCACAAAGTATCTCCACACGGTGTTTCCGCCGAAAAGCATGACGGTTTTGGATACAATATCTAACCTTGGACTTCTCTTCTTTTTGTTCCTCGTTGGGCTTGAGTTGGATCCAAAGTCCCTTCGTCGCACTGGAAAGAAAGCTTTAGCCATTGCTCTTGCTGGAATTAGTGTCCCCTTTGTATTAGGTATCGGAGTATCCTTTGTTCTTCGAGGAACAATCTCTGAAGGTGTGGATGAAGCTCCATTTCTTGTGTTTATGGGAGTGGCTCTTTCAATTACAGCCTTTCCTGTTCTGGCACGTATACTAGCTGAACTCAAGCTCTTAACCACGGATATTGGTCGAATGGCTATGTCTGCTGCAGCAGTCAATGATGTTGCTGCATGGATTCTTCTTGCTCTTGCCATTGCCCTCTCAGGCTCTGATAGCTCACCCTTGATCTCGTTATGGGTTTTGTTGTGTGGTGCTGCTTTTATTGGTGGTTGTATACTTTTGTTACCGCCTATTTTTAAATGGATGGCACAACGTTGTCCTGCAGGTGAGCCAGTTGATGAAATGTATGTTTGTGCTATTCTGGCACTAGTTTTGGCTGCAGGATTTGTAACTGATACTATTGGTATCCATGCATTATTTGGGGCTTTTGTGGTTGGAGTTCTTGTTCCAAAGGAAGGGCCATTTGCGGGTGCTCTTGTCGAAAAGGTTGAAGATCTTGTTTCTGGTCTTCTACTTCCACTGTACTTTGTATCAAGCGGGTTGAAAACTGATGTTACCACAATTCAAGGTCTTCAGTCATGGGGTCTATTGGTCCTGGTCATAGTTACGGCCTGTTTTGGAAAGATCTTTGGTACTTTCGTGGTTTCACTTCTGTGTAAAATGCCTTTCAAGGAGGCTCTAGCTTTGGGGATTTTAATGAATACTAAAGGTTTGGTGGAGCTCATTGTCCTAAACATTGGGAAAGACCGAGGG GTCTTAAATGATCAAACATTTGCTATTTTGGTTCTGATGGCTCTCTTCACAACTTTCATTACAACACCTGTTGTTGTAGCAGTATATAAGCCAGCTAAAAAACTGGATAAGGCGGCATATAAGCACAGAACAGTCCAGAGAAACGAAACGAAATCTCCACTCCGAATTCTAACATGTTTCCACAGCACAAGGAGCATTCCCACTTTAATTAATTTCATTGAAGCATCGCGAGGCACTGGAAGAAGAGGAGGACTTCGTGTATATGCAATGCACCTCATGGAACTATCTGAAAGGTCATCTTCAATGCTTATGGTTCACAGGGCTAGAAGAAATGGACTGCCATTTTGGAACAAGGTGGGAAGCTCTGATTCTACTCAAATTGTTGTAGCTTTTGAAGCTTTTCAGCACTTGAGCAAAGTTTCTATCCAACCAACGACAGCCATTTCGCGAATGGCAACGATGCATGAGGACATTTGTGGAAGTGCAGATGCTAAAAAGGTGGCCATGATTATCCTCCCTTTTCATAAGCACCAAAGGCTTGATGGACAGCTAGAGACAACTAGGAATGATTTCAGGCAAGTCAACCGAAGAGTTCTTGAGCATGCGCCTTGCTCAGTTGGTATCTTAATAGACCGTGGACTTGGTGGCTCCTCACATGTTTCTGCCAGCAATGTGGATTCTGTAATGACAGTGTTGTTCTTTGGAGGACACGATGATCATGAAGCACTTGCTTATGGCAAACGAATGGCTGAACATCCCGGTATAAGTTTGGTAGTTGTAAGATTTGTGTTGGATTCTAAAGTAACAGGGGAAATTATTAGTCTTGATATGACTGATTTCACCAATGCTGAAGAAAAAGCTATCGACGACGAAGTTATTGATGATTTTAAGCAAATCATCTCCGAAAAGAAAATCAGATACGAAGAAAGAGTAGTTGACAGTGCTGCACAAACTGTTGAAGTTATAAGCGAGTTTAGTAAGTGCAACATGTTCTTGGTTGGAAGAATGCCAGAGGGGGAGATACCTAGATCTCTGATGCGAAAAACAGACACCCCAGAATTGGGACCGATTGGAAGTTTCTTGGTATCTCCAGAATTCTCAACAGAAGCATCAGTATTAGTTGTGCAACAATATCACAGTGAAATGTCAATGCATTCACTTGCTTCTCTAAAATCAGAAGATGAAGGAAAAGATGATGGATCTAGTGAGGACATCGATGATGCATAA